CCTATTTGGTTCACTGAGTAATTCTAACTTAAAAATAAGACAAAAAGCTATTGATCAAACTTTTGAATGTATAGAAATTATGAAACAAACAGATTCAAAAATTTTATCCATGTGGATCCCAGATGGTTCTAATTATCCTGGACAGATAGATTTCAATAAATCTTTTGAATTGCTGGAAGATTCATTAAAACAAATCACGAGACATTTAGAAAAAGATATGACTATGCTTTTAGAGTATAAATTCTTTGAACCTGCTTTTTATTCGACATTACTATTTGATTGGGGAACTTCATATATGTTGTCAAAAGAATTAGGAGAAAATGTGAAGGTACTTGTTGATTTAGGTCATCATTCACAAGGAACAAATATTGAATTTATAGTTTCTTTGTTATCTCAAAAAAAGAAGTTAGGTGGGTTTCACTTCAATTCAAGAAAATACGCCGATGATGATTTAACTGTTGGCTCTCTCAATCCGTATGAATTATTTCTGATCTTCGTTGAGCTCAACAAATTTTTTGACCTTTCTGCAGAAAGTCAAAACCAAAAGATTAGCTTGGTATTAGACCAAAGTCACAATGTAAAACCAAAAATCCCTGCGGTAGTACAGCCCTTAAATAATCTACAAATCACCTATGCAAAGTCTTTACTTGTAGATTATGAAAAATTGAAGCAAGCCCAAGAAAACCATGACGTTATAGAAGCAGAAGAGATTTTAAAAGAAGCATACGAAACAGATGTAAGGGAAATCTTAAGGGAGGTGAGAAAAGAAAAAGGATTACCTGAAGATACAGTAAAGTACGTAAAGGAGAGTGAGGAGTACTGGAAGATGGTGAAGGAAAGAGAAGAGTTTTAAAATTTAGAAAAGTTATGTTAAATCTCAAGGAGAGGTGAATTATGAAAAAAAATTATTATTGTAGTCTTGAGTTTAGTTGTTTTTTTAAGTGTTTTTTCCCAAATGGGAGTAGTACCTCGTGAGGAAACTTTAACAATTAGTCAAATATCAAGATACGCTTATATTAATAATTACAACATTTGGAATAGCAGTATTCCAAACCATATTAGACATACATTACTATTTGATACATTATGGTACGTGGACCAACATACTGGAGAATGGATAAATGCCTTAGCAGAGAATGAACCTATATATAATGATGACTATACAGAAATGACAGTTAAATTACGAAAAGGAATTTTTTGGAGCGATGGTGTTGAATTTACAGCGGATGATGTTGTATTTACAGTAAATTATTTGATGGAAAACCCGGGCTTAAGGTGGAGCTCAGAATTTAGGCAATATGTAAATGACGTAAGAAAATTAGATGATTACACTGTTCTTTTTATATTTAAAGAGCCTAACCCTCGATTTCAGTACTATTTTACAGCACGTTATGACGCAGCATATATTATGCCAGAACACTATTGGAAGAATGTACAAGATCCTCTTACAGATGATTTTTATCCTCCAATCTCTTTAGGCCAATATACTTTAAAAGATACCGATCCTACTGGCTATTGGACGTTATATGAAAGAAGGGAAGATTGGGAAAGATCGTCCCCGGGAATTGTTACTGGGGAACCAGGTCCAAAATATATAATGAGCGTATTTTACAATACTTCTACGGCTAAAGCAATGGCAATGGAAAGAAACGAATTGGATCTATTTATGGATATAGATACTGAAACTTTTAAAGAAATGAATCTAAGAAATCCGAATATTAGACCCTGGTATCAAGATTTCCCATGGGCTTATCCTGACGAAATTGACCAAAGAGACTTAGGCTTTAATTTAGAGAAATATCCTTACAACTTAAAAAATGTTAGGTGGGCACTCACTCTTTCTCTAGATATTGTATATTTAGTTACAAATTATATGGGCGGTGTTGTAAGGGTTAATCCAATTCCTCAACCAGCAACCTCTTATCATATGGAGCATTTTCATATACCAATGCTAAGTTGGCTCGAAGAATTAGAAATTGAAGTTAATGGAAATGAAACCTTTAAACCATTTGATAAAAATATACCTTTTGAAATAGCTGCATGGGCAAAAGAAGCAGGTTATGAAGTTCCACAAGATCGTGATAAAATTATCCAACAGTGGGGAATAGGTTGGTGGAAATATGCCCCAGATGTAGCAGAAAAGTTGCTTATTAGTGAAGGTTTTTCCAAAAACAAACAAGGTAAATGGCTCCTTCCAAACGGAGATTCATGGAAAATATCAATAATTGCTGCGCCAGATGAAGTTGACGCCTACACACAAGCTTTATGGGCAGCTAATAATTGGCGAAAATTTGGTATAGAGGTCCAAGTAGAATCAGTAGAAAGGGACCCTTTTTATCTTCGTACTGGTTTAGGAGATTTTGAAATCACTACAATATGGACCTTAGGAGGAGGTGCCAGTGGATTTATAGATAAATGGCCCTTCATTCAGGGATATCATTCAAGTTATTACACCCCTCTAGGTGAATCAGCAATAACAGATAACTCAATAAGAGTAAAATCAAAAGAACTTGATACAATAATTGATGAATTAGGCGCAACTCCACCAGAGGAGGAGGAGAAGGTGTTGAAATTGTCCCAGAAATATTTAAAAACATGGGTTGAAAATCAGTACACTATAACTACTACGAGCTTTAAAAAGTTTATCACATTTAATGGAACATATTGGACTAATTTCCCTACAGCAGAAAATCCTTATGGACAACCTCTTTACTGGTTTATAGGAGGAAAATTTACTCTTCCATATATACAACCCATAAATAAGTAAATAAGTAGAACAAGGGGACTCCTTTGGAATCAATTGCCTTTGAAGGAGCCCCTTTTAATGAGGGTTTTTATATCCCTACATATTATAGAAGGAGTGATATAAAATAGTATGAAAAAAGGGTTTTTGAACTATTTTCTTCCGAGAATAATTCAATATTTTATTGTTATTTTTATAGGGGTGACCGTTGCCTTTATCATACCGAAACTTTCACCAGTGGATCCAGTAGAAAGTGTTTTAAACAAAATGAGCGGATATTCGGTCATGAATCCAGAAGCTGTTACCGAGATGAGAGAAACGTTGCAATCTATGTTTGGAACGGAAAAGAAGATTTTTATTCAATATGTAGAATTTTGGGGAAGAATATTAAAAGGTGATTTTGGGCCCTCTTTAACAATGTTCCCTGTACCAGTAATGGATGTTATAATGACTTCACTTCCTTGGTCAATGTTTTTGCTTTTAACCGCAGTTTTCATTGCTTGGCTGTTAGGAATTATTCTTGGCACTATTATAGGTTTAAATTCCCAAAAAATATGGACTAAGTTCCTAGAAGGTTTCGTAACTTTTTTATATCCCATACCTCATTACATTGTAGCTTTGTTATTGCTTTTTTTATTTTCTTACTTGTTTCCAATTTTTCCTTTAACAGGGACTTATGGAATAGGTTCAACACCTCAGTTCAGTTTATCTTTTTTAGGGGAAGTTGTTAAACATTCTTTTCTTCCTGCTCTTTCTATTGTTTTAGTTTCGCTTGGATGGAGGGCACTAAGTCAAAAGAGTTTAGTTTCAAACCTTCTTTCCTCAGATTTTATGAGATATGCAAAAATCGGTGGGGTCCCAAAACAAACTAGATTTTTTTTATTTGATTTCTAATAGTGCTCTTCCTCAAGTAACCGATCTTGCTTTATCTTTAGGTACGATCTTCAGTGGGTCTTTAATCGTAGAAATAGTATTCTCTTACCCTGGGATTGGTCAAGTTCTTCAAAGTGCCATTTTGCAAGGAGATTACAATACACTAATGGGTATAGTAACTCTATCTATTATTGCTATCGCAACTGCTGCACTAATTTTAGATTTAAATTATCCACTTTTAGATCCAAGAATAAGGAGGGGTTGAGTAAATTATGAAATTAAAATCTTTTATAAATTTCATAAAATTGGATAAAAATTTATTATTCGCATTTATCTTATTATCTATTATTTTTGTGATGATATTAATAGGTGCATTTTCATCTTACGATCCTTCACAGTATTTTCTTTTACCAAAAGACAAACCTCCAACATTAACTCATTTAATGGGTACAACATCCTTAGGGCAAGACACTTTTTTAACTTTAACAAAAGCTCTTCCAACATCACTTTTAATAGGCCTAATTTCAGCTTTTTTTTCAAGAATATTAGCCATATTTCTTGGTACTTTCGGTGGTTACAGAGGTGGAAAAACAGATGGAATTATTTCTGTAGTAGCAGAAAGCTTTATTGTTATTCCAAGGTTGCCTTTATTAATATTAATTTCTTTTACTTTTAGACAACAATTAAATCCGTTAAGTATGGGATTTATTTTAGCTATACTTGATTGGGGATGGCCTTCCAAAAGGTATAGAGCTCAAATGTTGTCTTTAAGAGAAAGAGAATTTACTCAAAATGCTAAATTCTCTGGGATGGGTGATATAGAAATCATTATAAAAGAATATATGCCTTTTTTGATTCCATACATAATTGTTGACATAATAAGTGGAATAATATGGGCTATAGGAATGGAAACTACCTTATCCGTTTTGGGTCTCTTTGATTTAGAAATCCCTACTATAGGAACAATGATCTATTGGGCTAACTATTATAACGCAATGTACAGAGGACTATGGTGGTGGTGGTGGTGGGTATTTCCTGTTATATTTTTAATTATAGCAATTTTTGGATTGTATCTTTTATCTGTTAGCTTACAAAATTATTTGGATCCTACTACTCGCATACAAAGAATCAAAGTTTCTAAAAAACAGGCGGTGAAAGTATGAATCCAATTATAAGTGTTAAAAATTTAAAATCCTTTTATATATCTAACATTCTTGACGTCACAGTAGTAGTAAAAGCAGTTAACAATGTCACTTTTGATATATTTGATGATGAAATTGTAGGAATTGCAGGAGAATCAGGTTGTGGAAAAACCACTTTATTAAATACCTTAATGGGAATAATAGACCCCCCTCTAAAAGTATTCGGAGGAGAAATTAAATACAATCTAAACAATAAATACTATGATATCGTGAAATTAGAAGAAGATGAAAAGACTAAATTAAGGTGGAATGTTGTTTCTTACATTCCACAAGGGTCTATGAGTATATTAAACCCCATCAGAAAAATAAAGAAAATTTTCTTTGATTTCGCTAAATCTCATGAAGATTTAGATGAAAATAAATTCGAAAGAATTGTGGATGAAAGATTAGAGAGTTTAAAGTTACCTTTAAGAGTCAAAAACTCTTACTCCCATCAACTATCCGGTGGAATGAGACAGAGAGTTGCTATTGCCCTTGCTACAATTTTTAAACCAAAAATAGTTATTGCAGACGAACCCACTACAGCTTTAGACGTAGTTATGCAGCGGGATATTATCGATCTTTTGAGTGAGATACATGAAGAAGAAAAAAATACTATGATATTGGTTAGCCATGATTTATCGATACATGCGAATATCTGTGCCAGAATAATGATAATGTATGCGGGGCAAATAGTAGAAATAGGTAAAACTGAAACGATTTTTGAAAATCCTCTTCATCCTTATACAAAGTTTTTAATAAATTCTTTACCTATAATAGGAGACAAAAAAGTTAGAGAAGCTGCTCCTGGGAAACCTCCCTCATTATTAAATCTTTCAGAAGGTTGCCCGTTTCATGAAAGATGTCCAATTGCTTTACCTATATGTTCAAGGAAGAATCCAAGATTGAAATGGAAAACCGAAGACCATGCCGTTGCATGTTTTTTACATGGAGGTGAAGACACTTATCATGAGCAAATTAATGCTAAAACATATATCTAAAATTTTCAAAGTGGGTAGCTATCTTAGCAGAACTTATGTAGAAGCTGTCAAAGACATTAATTTAGATTTTGATTTGGATAAGCCATTTATTTTTACTTTAGCCGGAGAGAGCGGTAGTGGTAAATCTACATTAGCAAAACTTATTCTAGGAGTTGAAGATGTTACAAAAGGAAAAATAATATTCAATGGTAAAAATATAGTGACTATGCAAAAACACGAGAGAAAAAATTATTTAAGAAATGTTCAACCAATATTCCAAAATCCTTTTGAAACTTTTAACCCATTAAGAACCGTTATTTCATATTTGAACACTACCGCTATCAAATATTGTGATGATGTGGAAGAAAACAATACAAGAAAAATCAAGAAATTAGTTCAAAGTAGTTTAGAAAAAGTAGGATTATCATATGAAGAAGTCGAGGGAAAATATCCAAACGAATTTTCTGGAGGACAACTACAAAGGATATCTGTTGCTAGAGCATTGATTCCTTCACCAAAGTTATTAATAGCTGACGAACCCGTTTCAATGGTTGATGCATCTTTAAAAATGAGTATAGTCAATCTGTTTAAAGATTTAAAAGATGAATTCGGTATAAATATAGTTTATATTACACACGATTTAGCTACCGCTTATTACATTAGTGATTATATAGCTATAATGTTGAGAGGTCAAATCATAGAAAGAGGAGGTGTTGAAAATGTTTTAACTAATCCACTTCACCCATACACAAAACTATTAAAAGATTCAATATTGGAACCTATACCAAAAAAATATAAAAGAAAAAAAGTAAAAAAAGCTTCTTTTGAAGTAGAAGAATATAATTTACAAGGATGTAAATTTGCTCAACGATGTCCTTTTGTTATGGATGTATGCAAAGAAAAAAACCCCAAAGAA
This DNA window, taken from Petrotoga sibirica DSM 13575, encodes the following:
- the rhaI gene encoding L-rhamnose isomerase, which gives rise to MMELTEIKEKIKNFKIEVPSWGFGKSGTRFHAFHIPGEARNVYEKIDDAAFVNKITDSVSAVAIHIPWDKVEDYKALKEYAEEKGLKIGAVNPNYFEDEDYLFGSLSNSNLKIRQKAIDQTFECIEIMKQTDSKILSMWIPDGSNYPGQIDFNKSFELLEDSLKQITRHLEKDMTMLLEYKFFEPAFYSTLLFDWGTSYMLSKELGENVKVLVDLGHHSQGTNIEFIVSLLSQKKKLGGFHFNSRKYADDDLTVGSLNPYELFLIFVELNKFFDLSAESQNQKISLVLDQSHNVKPKIPAVVQPLNNLQITYAKSLLVDYEKLKQAQENHDVIEAEEILKEAYETDVREILREVRKEKGLPEDTVKYVKESEEYWKMVKEREEF
- a CDS encoding ABC transporter substrate-binding protein; translation: MGVVPREETLTISQISRYAYINNYNIWNSSIPNHIRHTLLFDTLWYVDQHTGEWINALAENEPIYNDDYTEMTVKLRKGIFWSDGVEFTADDVVFTVNYLMENPGLRWSSEFRQYVNDVRKLDDYTVLFIFKEPNPRFQYYFTARYDAAYIMPEHYWKNVQDPLTDDFYPPISLGQYTLKDTDPTGYWTLYERREDWERSSPGIVTGEPGPKYIMSVFYNTSTAKAMAMERNELDLFMDIDTETFKEMNLRNPNIRPWYQDFPWAYPDEIDQRDLGFNLEKYPYNLKNVRWALTLSLDIVYLVTNYMGGVVRVNPIPQPATSYHMEHFHIPMLSWLEELEIEVNGNETFKPFDKNIPFEIAAWAKEAGYEVPQDRDKIIQQWGIGWWKYAPDVAEKLLISEGFSKNKQGKWLLPNGDSWKISIIAAPDEVDAYTQALWAANNWRKFGIEVQVESVERDPFYLRTGLGDFEITTIWTLGGGASGFIDKWPFIQGYHSSYYTPLGESAITDNSIRVKSKELDTIIDELGATPPEEEEKVLKLSQKYLKTWVENQYTITTTSFKKFITFNGTYWTNFPTAENPYGQPLYWFIGGKFTLPYIQPINK
- a CDS encoding ABC transporter permease, whose product is MKKGFLNYFLPRIIQYFIVIFIGVTVAFIIPKLSPVDPVESVLNKMSGYSVMNPEAVTEMRETLQSMFGTEKKIFIQYVEFWGRILKGDFGPSLTMFPVPVMDVIMTSLPWSMFLLLTAVFIAWLLGIILGTIIGLNSQKIWTKFLEGFVTFLYPIPHYIVALLLLFLFSYLFPIFPLTGTYGIGSTPQFSLSFLGEVVKHSFLPALSIVLVSLGWRALSQKSLVSNLLSSDFMRYAKIGGVPKQTRFFLFDF
- a CDS encoding ABC transporter permease subunit is translated as MISNSALPQVTDLALSLGTIFSGSLIVEIVFSYPGIGQVLQSAILQGDYNTLMGIVTLSIIAIATAALILDLNYPLLDPRIRRG
- a CDS encoding ABC transporter permease; translation: MKLKSFINFIKLDKNLLFAFILLSIIFVMILIGAFSSYDPSQYFLLPKDKPPTLTHLMGTTSLGQDTFLTLTKALPTSLLIGLISAFFSRILAIFLGTFGGYRGGKTDGIISVVAESFIVIPRLPLLILISFTFRQQLNPLSMGFILAILDWGWPSKRYRAQMLSLREREFTQNAKFSGMGDIEIIIKEYMPFLIPYIIVDIISGIIWAIGMETTLSVLGLFDLEIPTIGTMIYWANYYNAMYRGLWWWWWWVFPVIFLIIAIFGLYLLSVSLQNYLDPTTRIQRIKVSKKQAVKV
- a CDS encoding ABC transporter ATP-binding protein translates to MNPIISVKNLKSFYISNILDVTVVVKAVNNVTFDIFDDEIVGIAGESGCGKTTLLNTLMGIIDPPLKVFGGEIKYNLNNKYYDIVKLEEDEKTKLRWNVVSYIPQGSMSILNPIRKIKKIFFDFAKSHEDLDENKFERIVDERLESLKLPLRVKNSYSHQLSGGMRQRVAIALATIFKPKIVIADEPTTALDVVMQRDIIDLLSEIHEEEKNTMILVSHDLSIHANICARIMIMYAGQIVEIGKTETIFENPLHPYTKFLINSLPIIGDKKVREAAPGKPPSLLNLSEGCPFHERCPIALPICSRKNPRLKWKTEDHAVACFLHGGEDTYHEQINAKTYI
- a CDS encoding ABC transporter ATP-binding protein, whose amino-acid sequence is MSKLMLKHISKIFKVGSYLSRTYVEAVKDINLDFDLDKPFIFTLAGESGSGKSTLAKLILGVEDVTKGKIIFNGKNIVTMQKHERKNYLRNVQPIFQNPFETFNPLRTVISYLNTTAIKYCDDVEENNTRKIKKLVQSSLEKVGLSYEEVEGKYPNEFSGGQLQRISVARALIPSPKLLIADEPVSMVDASLKMSIVNLFKDLKDEFGINIVYITHDLATAYYISDYIAIMLRGQIIERGGVENVLTNPLHPYTKLLKDSILEPIPKKYKRKKVKKASFEVEEYNLQGCKFAQRCPFVMDVCKEKNPKEIRLEDRWVKCFLYENEKDKTKTNLNSLT